The Streptomyces sp. NBC_00597 DNA segment ATGTTCGAGGACACTCCGGCGACCACGAGCGTGCGGACGCCGAGGTTGCGCAGGAGGGCGTCGACGTCGGTGCCGGCGATCGGCGAGAGGCCGTGCAGCCGGCGGACGACCAGGTCATTTTCGGCCACCTCGATGGGGGCCGCCACTTCCACCGCCCGACTCCCGGACAACTGTCGTACGGGCAGCTTCCCGGCGGCCCGGAAGAGTCGTGCGTTGGCGTTGGCCGCCAGCCCGTCCGGCCGCTGCTCGGCTATCGCGTGCAGCACCTGTACGCCGGCTGCGTGCGCGGCGTCGACCAGTGCGGCCACCCGCCCCAGCATCCCCGAGTCCCGGGCTTCCTTAGCGAGTTCGGGAAGCGCGCTCTCCTCGCCGACGACGCCGTTCTGGCACTCGACGGTGAGCAACGCGGTGGTGGCGGGATCGAGTTCCGGTTGTGGCATGACTCCCCCTGGCGTGACGACCGTCGATCCCGCATGATTCCTGACAGTCAGTCAGATGTGAAGGGGTGCGGGACGGATGGACGGATCACAGCGGCGGGGCCGCCGCATCATGATGACCGACGCGGAAGTGGACGTCTTCCTGCGCGAGCAGCGCACCTGCCGGGTGGCGACCGTCTCCCCGGACGGCCGCCCGCACGTGGGCGCCCTGTGGTTCGCCTGGGACGGCACCTCGCTGTGGCTGTACTCGATCACGCGCAGCCGCCGCTGGTCGGAGCTGCGGGGGGACCCGCGGATCTCGGTGGTCGTGGACGCGGGCGAGGCGTACGACGAACTGCGGGGGGTCGAACTCTCCGGCAGCGCCGTCTTCGTGGGCGAGGCCCCGCGCACGGGCGAGCCCTGTCCGGAGCTGGCCGAGGTGGAACGACTGTTTCCGGCCAAGAACTTCGGCATCGAGGAGATGCCGCACGACGGCCGCCACGCGTGGATCCGCCTCACCCCGGAGTCGGTCGTCTCCTGGGACTTCCGCAAACTGTGAGCGGCTAGAGCACCTCGGCGGCCGCCTGGCGCAGGGCCTCGACGGCGGCCCTGATCGAGGGCCGCCGGTCGGCGTCCGCCCGCCAGACCACGTACACGTGACGGCGGACGGAATCGCTCACGGGCAGCAGCCTGACCCCCGGCGGCACCGGGCCGCGCCCGAGCCGGGGGGCCACGCACACCCCGAGTCCGGCCTCCACGAAGGCCAGCTGGGTGTGGTGCTCCTCGGCGATGTGCGCGATGCGCGGCTCGATACCGGTTCCGCGCAGGGTGTACACCAGCCACTCGTGGCAGAACTGGCCCTCGTTCCAGGAGATCCAGTCGTCGTCGGCGAACTCGGCGAGGGTGATCCGGTCGCGGTCGGCCAGCCGGTGGCCCACCGGAACGGCGATGTCGCAGGAATCGTCCAGCAGGTGCTTCCGCGTGAGCTCGGCCGGCACCGGCATCCGCTTGTTGTGCCAGTCGATGGCCAGGGCCAGGTCCAGGTCTCCGCGCACGACCGCGGCCATGCTCTCCTCGGGCTCCTGCTCCCGGACCAGGGGCCGCAGTTCGGGGTGCTCTGCGCGCAGCGCGGTCAGCGCCTGGGGCAGCAGTCCGCGCATGGCGGTCGGGAAGGCGCCGATCCGCAGCTCTCCGACGGCGCAGCCGCGCCGGGCCTCCACATCGGCCTGGGCGAGCTCCACCTGGGAGATGATCCGGGCCGCGTGGTCGGCGAGCAGCCGTCCGGCGTCCGTGAGCCGGACCCCGCGGCCGTTCTTGGCCAGCAGCGGCTGGCCGACCTCCCGCTCCAGCTTGGCCATCTGCTGGGAGACGGCGGAGGTGGTGACGTGGAGCCCGTCGGCCGCACCGCTGACCGAGCCGTGGCGGGCGAGGGCATCGAGGGTGCGCAGGCGCTCCAGGTTCAACATGTAAGCGATGCTACGCCGTCACTGCGAAGAAATCTCGCTTGTCCTACGTAGTTGAGCGGAGCAGAGTACACCTCATGAGCGCACCCACCACCCCACGCCCCACTCTCTCCCCGCCGGCCGCCCCCACCCGGACCGCCCGGGTGGACTGGCGCATCCGCTTCGCGATCCTCTCGGTGGTCTGGGGCTTCAGCTTCCTGCTGATCAAGGTGGGCACGCAGGCGTACGCCCCCTTCCAGGTCGCCCTCGGCCGGGTGCTGTTCGGGGCGCTCGCGCTGCTGACCGTGCTCCTGGTCCGCCGCGAACCGCTCCCCCGGGGCCGCCGCACCTGGGCCCACCTGGCCGTGGCGGCGCTCCTGCTCAACACCGCCCCCTTCTCCCTGTTCTCGTACGCCGAGCTCAGCATTCCGTCGAGCCTGGCCGGGATCTGCAACGCCACCTCGCCGCTGTGGGGCATGGCGCTGTCGATGGTGGCCCTGTCCGAGGACCGCCCGACGCGGCGCCGTTTCGCCGGCCTGGGCCTGGGCTTCCTCGGCGTCCTGACCGTCCTCGGCGCCTGGCAGGGCTTCTCGGGCATCGACGCGAAGGGCACCGCGCTCGCCCTGCTCGCCTCGCTCTGCTACCCGATCGGCTGGATCTACGTCCGGCGCACGCTGGCCTCGGTCCCGAGCTCGCCGGTGGCGCTGACCGGCGCGCAGCTGATGCTCTCCACGCTGCAACTACTGGCGGTCAGCGCCGCGTTCACCTCGGCCCCCACCTCGTTCCCGCTCTGGCCGACCCTGTCGGTGATCGCGCTCGGCGCCCTCGGTACGGGGATGGCCCTGCAGATGCAGTACGGACTGGTTTCCGAGGTCGGCCCGACCACGGCCCAGATGGTCACGTACTTCATCCCGGTCATCGCCACCACGGCCGGCGTCGCGCTCCTCGGCGAACAGCTCCACTGGAACACCCCGGTGGGCGCGGCGATCGTCCTGGCCGGAGCCGCCCTGACCCAGACCCGCCGCCGCTAGCGCGCGCGACCCGGCCGCCTACCCGCAGTCGCCGAGGACCGACCCCGAACCGTCGGGCGTGTACGCGGCCCACAGCACGAACAGCTCCAGCAGGATCGCCACGACGTTGAGCAGAGCGACGACGAAGGCCAGGAGCCCCGGCCAGGTGTCCCAGATCCGGACCCCGCAGCGCCGCCGGATCCACCGGGCCAGCAGCAGGCAGACGACCACGGCCGACAGACCGAGCACCGGTCCCGACCACGCGGCGACGTGCTCCATCTTCGGGAAGGGCATGTGCCGACAGGCTGCCTGCTGCCGGTCGACCCAGTCCCCGTGGATGAACTGAACCCCGTAGGAACTGACCACTCCCAGTGCGGCCAAGACCGGCACGAGCAGTGCCGTGATCGCCATGCCGGGTGTGACGTGGCGCTTGCGCACGGTGTCGTGGAGCTCGGCGGTGGAGGGAGAGGTTTCCATCAGTACCAATTCGGGTGCGGTCGGACGATGTGGATGCGCTGCTCGCCGTGGTTCCTGGTGGCGATGCGTTCCCGGCTGTCCAGGCTCACGTTCTGCCACGAGCCGGTGTGCTGGGTCAGCTTGATGTCTCCGTCAGGGGTTATCGAGGTCACCACGGCGGCGTGGTAGATCTCCCCCTGCGGTTCGTCCGGGTCGGCAGCGACCTGCTCCATTCAGAGCCGGTCAGTCGAAGCGGGCGCTCGTCGTGGGGCGGGTCGAGGCGGTCACCGCGGCGGCGAGGGAGGGCAGTTCGTCCAGTGCCAGTCCCGACACCGTGATCCGGATGCCCGGCCCCGACTCCACCCGGAACCAGCCGCCCGGGGCCACCGCCCAGCCCGCGGCCAGGAGCCTCGTCACCGCGGCCGTCTCATCGGCCACCGGCACCCACACGTTCATCCCGGTGCGGCCGTGCGCCACCACCCCCCGTTCCCGCAGGGCCGCGACCAGGCCGTCCCGTCGCTCCCCGTAGGAGCGGGCGACCGCCGCCCGGTCCACCACGCCGGAGGTCCACAGTTCGACCGTCGCGTACTGGAGCAGCCGGCTCACCCATCCCGGGCCCAGCCGCTGCCGCCCCCGTACCCGGTCCAGGGTCACCGCGTCGCCGGTCAGCACCGCCAGGCGCAGGTCCGGCCCGTACGCCTTGGCCGCGGACCGCACCAGCGCCCAGTGCCGGGTCACCCCGCCGAGCGAGTGCAACGGCAGGTCGACGATGCCGTGCCCGTGGTCGTCGTCGACCACCAGAACCTCCGGATACCTGGCCAGGACGGCGCGCAGCTCCGCCGCCCGGTCACCGCTCACGGCCGCCCCGGTCGGGTTCTGCGCCCGCGACGTCACCAGCAGGGCCCGCGCACCCTCCGCGAGGACCCGTTCCACCGCCGCGGCGACCGGCCCGTCGTCGTCCACCACCACCGGCACCACCCGAAGTCCCAGCGCCGCCGCGAGGTCCAGCACGCTCCCCCACCCCGGGTCCTCGACGGCCACCGCGTCCCCCGGTCGCAGGTGCGCGCCCAGGACCCGCTCGATCCCGTCCAGCGCGCCCGAAGTGACCCCCACCGGCCCGACGGGAACGCCGTCGGCATCGAGGTCGGCGCGGGCCAGCCGCTCCAGCTCCGGCACCACCGGATCGTCCCCGTACAGCGTCGGCGCCTGCGCGTACCGCCGCGCGGCCCGGGCCAGGGCCTCGTCCAGGGCGGGAAGCAGCCGGACGTCCGGGTTCCCGGACGCGACGTCCCGGGTGCCGGGCGGAACCGCCATCCGCAGTTCGTCGCGCGGCGCGCTCGCGGGTCGGCCGCGCACCCGGCTGCCGCGCCGCCCGTCGGTCTCGATGACCCCGCGCTCGCGCAGCGTCCGGTACGCGGCGGCCACGGTGTTCGGGTTCACCCCGAGCACACCCGCGAGCTCGCGCATCGGCGGCAGCAGCGCTCCGGGCACGAGCGCGCCCGATCCGATGCCCGCCTCGACACTCGCCGCGATATCCGATGCGCGGCTCCCTGTGATCCGGTATTCTCCTAGCACAAAGCCAAGTATGCACTAGTACAACGGAGCGCGCATCATGACCGCCACCACCGACACGCAAGAGATGCCCGGGCGGAACGTACCGAGCGGCGGCTACGAGCCCACGGAGCGCACCGTCCCGAGCCGCTCCCGCGAGCGGGCGCGCTACGACCGCGAGACGGTCCACTCGATACTCGACCAGGCCTACGTCTGCCACCTCGGCTTCGTCCGTGACGGCGCCCCGGTGGTCCTGCCGACCCTCTACGGCCGGGTCGGCGAGACCTTGTACGTCCACGGCTCGACCGGCTCGCGCCCGCTGCTCGCCGCCGGCAAGGCGGACCCGGGACTGCCCGTCTGCCTGACCGTGACGCACGTGGACGGCCTGGTGTTGGCCCGGTCGGCCTTCAACCACTCGATCAACTACCGATCGGTGATCGTGCACGGCACCGCCTACCAGGTGACCGACGAGGACGAGTGCCGGATGGCCCTCGACGCCCTCGTCGACCACGTGGTCCCGGGCCGCTCGGCCGACTCCCGGCCCGCCAACGCCAAGGAGCTCGCCGCCACCGCGGTGATCCGGCTGGACCTGCGCGAAGTGTCGGCGAAGATCCGTACGGGCGGCCCGAACGACGAGCCCGAGGACATGGGCCTTCCCTACTGGTCGGGCGTGGTGCCGGTCGCACCGGTCCACGGGACCCCGATCGCGGCCGACGACCTGGCCCCCGGGATCGCCACCCCGGACTACCTCGCCGCGCTCTGAGCCTCACGGGGGGACCCGGAGGACGCTGATGACCCGGAAGCCTCACGGGCGGGTCGGACCACCGGCCCCCCCGTGGGCCTGCGCGCCTCGGCCGCGATCAGCGCACCCACCGCGGTCAGCAGCAGTACGGTGCCCAGCACCACGGCGCCGGTCAGCCGCTCGCCGAGCAGCAGCACGGCGATCACCGCGGCACTGACCGGCTCGATGAGCATGATCACGGACACGGTGGCGGCCCGTACCGCGGCGGCTCCGGTGAAGTACAGCGCGTACGCCAGGGCCGTCGGCACGGTGGCCACGTACACCAGTAGCCAGAGCACCCGCCCGATTTCGGCGGTGTGCGGCAGCAGCCCCTCGGCGGCGGCGAGCGGCAGCAGGCACACCGTGCCCACCGCGACCGACCATGCGGTGGTGATCAGCGGGTCACCGCCCGCCCCGCGCCGCCCGAGCCAGCGGGCCCGCAGGGTCATCCCGGCGTACCCGGCGGCCGACAGCAGGGCCCAGCCGACGCCCACGGGCCGCACCTCGCCGTCCCCGCCGCCCAGAACGAGCACGGCGAGCCCGGCGAGCGCCCCGACGACGGCGGCCGTGCCGCCCCGGCCGAGCCTCTCGCCCATCCAGTAACGCCCCCCGACCGCGATCAGCACCGGCCCGGCGCCGAGGGTGACCACGGTGCCGACCGCGAGGCCCGTCTCGCGCACGGCGCCGAAGTAGGCGGCCTGGAAGAGCGTGAACATCAGGCCGGTCCCGATGAGCGATGCCACCGACGGCCGCACCGCCGCCGCTCGCCGGGGCCTGCGTACGGCGAGCACCCCGAGCAGCACCACCAGCCCGCCGGCGCACCGCCAGAAGGACAGGGCGAGCGGGCCGAGGTCAGTGGCCTGGAAGAGGAGGGAGGCGGCCGCTCCGGCAGTGCCCCAGGCGGCTCCGGCGACGACGAGGTACAGCAGACTGCGCCCTGAAGCGGGCGAAAGGTTCGACACGAGTGTGCTCCGCGGATGCGTGAAGGATGAGGGGGGAAGGTCATCTCTTCGCGGGCAGCGCGGACCCGCCCGGGAACTGCCCGGGCCGGGTCTTCGTCAGGGGGCGGCTGCCCGCGGCTACGCGGCCGGAGGCGGAAGCACGGTCGAATGCATGGTCGCCACCCTAGGCCTTCGTCGTCTCACGGTCCAGAACGGCCAGTTCCGGATCCGCCGCCCCCGGCGGGGTCGGTCGCGCGGTCTGCGCGATGAGGGCCCCGCCCAGCACCAGCGCACCGCCGACGATCTGCGGGGTCGACAGGTACTCGCCCAGCAGGATCCAGGCGAAGACGGTGGCCACGACGGCCTCCATGCAGGCCACGACACCGGCCACCTGGGGCGAGAGCTTGCGCACCGAGACGACGCCGGTGAGGTACGCGAAGGCGGTCGCGATCAGCACCACCCAGGCGAGCAGCACCCACGCGGGCACCATCAGGTCCCCCATCGCGGCCCGCCCCGCCAGCACCTGCCAGTCGATGTTCCAGGGCCGGGCGATCACGGTCATCACCAGTGCGCCGATGAGCATGCCGTACGCGATCACGCCGATCGGGTCGGGCACGTCGCCCTCTGCGCCGCCCTCGGTGCCGTGGTCCGCGAACACGAAGTAGAAGGCCTGGCAGCAGGCGGCGGCGATGCCGAGTAGCACGCCGAGGGGGTCCAGGCTCAACCCGGACCAGATCTCGACCACGCAGGCCAGCCCCACCACGGCGACGGCGGCACCGGCCGCGGCGGCCCGGGTCACCGGCTTGCGCTGCACGAAGCGGATCCAACCGAGCAGCAGCGCCGGGCCGAGGTACTCCAGCAGCAGGGCAACGCCGACCGGGATCCGGGACAGGGAGGCGAAGTAGAAGGCCTGCACGCCCGCGACGGCGACGAGGCCGAAGCCGGCGAGCAGCAGGGGTTTGCGCAGCAGGAGCCCGCGGTGGCGCCAGGCCAG contains these protein-coding regions:
- a CDS encoding isochorismatase family protein, encoding MPQPELDPATTALLTVECQNGVVGEESALPELAKEARDSGMLGRVAALVDAAHAAGVQVLHAIAEQRPDGLAANANARLFRAAGKLPVRQLSGSRAVEVAAPIEVAENDLVVRRLHGLSPIAGTDVDALLRNLGVRTLVVAGVSSNIAIPNAVFDAVNLGYRVVVPSDAIAGVPAAYTAEVIRNSLALVATVTTAEALLAQWAPAR
- a CDS encoding pyridoxamine 5'-phosphate oxidase family protein yields the protein MDGSQRRGRRIMMTDAEVDVFLREQRTCRVATVSPDGRPHVGALWFAWDGTSLWLYSITRSRRWSELRGDPRISVVVDAGEAYDELRGVELSGSAVFVGEAPRTGEPCPELAEVERLFPAKNFGIEEMPHDGRHAWIRLTPESVVSWDFRKL
- a CDS encoding LysR family transcriptional regulator, with amino-acid sequence MLNLERLRTLDALARHGSVSGAADGLHVTTSAVSQQMAKLEREVGQPLLAKNGRGVRLTDAGRLLADHAARIISQVELAQADVEARRGCAVGELRIGAFPTAMRGLLPQALTALRAEHPELRPLVREQEPEESMAAVVRGDLDLALAIDWHNKRMPVPAELTRKHLLDDSCDIAVPVGHRLADRDRITLAEFADDDWISWNEGQFCHEWLVYTLRGTGIEPRIAHIAEEHHTQLAFVEAGLGVCVAPRLGRGPVPPGVRLLPVSDSVRRHVYVVWRADADRRPSIRAAVEALRQAAAEVL
- a CDS encoding DMT family transporter; protein product: MSAPTTPRPTLSPPAAPTRTARVDWRIRFAILSVVWGFSFLLIKVGTQAYAPFQVALGRVLFGALALLTVLLVRREPLPRGRRTWAHLAVAALLLNTAPFSLFSYAELSIPSSLAGICNATSPLWGMALSMVALSEDRPTRRRFAGLGLGFLGVLTVLGAWQGFSGIDAKGTALALLASLCYPIGWIYVRRTLASVPSSPVALTGAQLMLSTLQLLAVSAAFTSAPTSFPLWPTLSVIALGALGTGMALQMQYGLVSEVGPTTAQMVTYFIPVIATTAGVALLGEQLHWNTPVGAAIVLAGAALTQTRRR
- a CDS encoding aminotransferase class I/II-fold pyridoxal phosphate-dependent enzyme, producing the protein MLGEYRITGSRASDIAASVEAGIGSGALVPGALLPPMRELAGVLGVNPNTVAAAYRTLRERGVIETDGRRGSRVRGRPASAPRDELRMAVPPGTRDVASGNPDVRLLPALDEALARAARRYAQAPTLYGDDPVVPELERLARADLDADGVPVGPVGVTSGALDGIERVLGAHLRPGDAVAVEDPGWGSVLDLAAALGLRVVPVVVDDDGPVAAAVERVLAEGARALLVTSRAQNPTGAAVSGDRAAELRAVLARYPEVLVVDDDHGHGIVDLPLHSLGGVTRHWALVRSAAKAYGPDLRLAVLTGDAVTLDRVRGRQRLGPGWVSRLLQYATVELWTSGVVDRAAVARSYGERRDGLVAALRERGVVAHGRTGMNVWVPVADETAAVTRLLAAGWAVAPGGWFRVESGPGIRITVSGLALDELPSLAAAVTASTRPTTSARFD
- a CDS encoding pyridoxamine 5'-phosphate oxidase family protein produces the protein MTATTDTQEMPGRNVPSGGYEPTERTVPSRSRERARYDRETVHSILDQAYVCHLGFVRDGAPVVLPTLYGRVGETLYVHGSTGSRPLLAAGKADPGLPVCLTVTHVDGLVLARSAFNHSINYRSVIVHGTAYQVTDEDECRMALDALVDHVVPGRSADSRPANAKELAATAVIRLDLREVSAKIRTGGPNDEPEDMGLPYWSGVVPVAPVHGTPIAADDLAPGIATPDYLAAL
- a CDS encoding DMT family transporter, which translates into the protein MSNLSPASGRSLLYLVVAGAAWGTAGAAASLLFQATDLGPLALSFWRCAGGLVVLLGVLAVRRPRRAAAVRPSVASLIGTGLMFTLFQAAYFGAVRETGLAVGTVVTLGAGPVLIAVGGRYWMGERLGRGGTAAVVGALAGLAVLVLGGGDGEVRPVGVGWALLSAAGYAGMTLRARWLGRRGAGGDPLITTAWSVAVGTVCLLPLAAAEGLLPHTAEIGRVLWLLVYVATVPTALAYALYFTGAAAVRAATVSVIMLIEPVSAAVIAVLLLGERLTGAVVLGTVLLLTAVGALIAAEARRPTGGPVVRPAREASGSSASSGSPREAQSAAR
- a CDS encoding DMT family transporter: MQATGKNVGLGLALVSAFAFGGSGVAAKPLIEAGLDPLHMVWLRVAGAALVLSPLAWRHRGLLLRKPLLLAGFGLVAVAGVQAFYFASLSRIPVGVALLLEYLGPALLLGWIRFVQRKPVTRAAAAGAAVAVVGLACVVEIWSGLSLDPLGVLLGIAAACCQAFYFVFADHGTEGGAEGDVPDPIGVIAYGMLIGALVMTVIARPWNIDWQVLAGRAAMGDLMVPAWVLLAWVVLIATAFAYLTGVVSVRKLSPQVAGVVACMEAVVATVFAWILLGEYLSTPQIVGGALVLGGALIAQTARPTPPGAADPELAVLDRETTKA